The following nucleotide sequence is from Penicillium digitatum chromosome 5, complete sequence.
TTCAGTGTTGGTTCAGTAAAAATTGAAGCTGGTGGACATCCCATGTACAGTCTGACAAAACCACATGAAAGAGCTAGTTCCCGGTGTGCACACCTTCAAAGGGCGCCATATTTTAATACATGGTCTATTTCGTTGTAAAGCGGTATCTCCTCAAAGACACATATTGTGACCTATCTTTTGGGATCACTTCTACCGCTCCCTCCACCGCTCCTTCGATTCATCATCTCTTGACGCGATGCGATGCATCTCAGACCGGCCAACAAATACAAACATCCCGAACTGACACTTCACCTTCATTTTCCCCCTACGTGACTTGCACATCATTCAGCAACTGCAAACATGCCGGCGCCTGACAAGGAACCGGATACCCTGCCACTCCTACTGGAAGCAATTAATAACCAACCTATCCACCGCCTGGAGGGTATTCTCCAGGACATAGTCAAGCACAGCGCAGAAGGCCGTAAAATCGCTTCAAAATGGCTACTAACAGCAAAAAATGATGTGAAATCCGAGTCAGTTGTTCCACCCTCCTGCGCTACTCCTGTCACTTCTTCCTTCCGGGATGAGGAAGAGTCCATCTCGGAGCCTAAAGCCAGTATGCCAATGACATCCCGCTTCGAAAATTGCGTTTACTGCCTGGAGGATTTTGAAGTCACTCAAAACTCGGAGAAAAGCTGTCAATATCATCTTGGTACGTGCATATGCACACCTCCCAGGTGTCCGGCAAGACATCACCAAGTCGGAACGTTACTAATCTTGCGCTAAGAGCCTGACGTGGTCGACGAGGAATATTTCAAGGACGAGATTGCCGCAGGGATTGACGTTGACAATGATGAATATCGCGAGGCTTGGCCGCACAAGTTTTTCTACCCTTGCTGTGGAATGGACTTGACTGAGGGCATGTGTCAGGTTGGTTGGCACAAGGCTGCGGACCCGGATGATCGTCCTCGCAAGCGAACTAGTAGCGATTTCTAGTTGGATTCATGGAGTTTGTCACTGGTGTTTGGGGAAGGTTTTAGGATATGCCCGTATGCTTCACATTCCCATGTAGACTGTGATCTCTGAAAATAATCTCGTTTTTCAATATCGGTTCTGTATGTATGAGTTTCTCTCCAAACTAGCTAGTAAGCCAATCCATTTCTTCCCATGATGAGAAACGTTCATAATCACAAACCTAGCTCTAATTACTGCAATGGAAAATCCGGCCGATACTCCCCCGAAgcctcctcatcctcatccaaaCCATCTCGCCTCCGCTGCTCTTGCCGCTGATCCTCATCTTCTATCAACTGCCGCAGTCGTCCTACATCTGACTCCTCATCTGGCTGAATAAGGAGCAATTCATCGACCAAATCCGCCCGCCGCGAGTGACCCCGATGGCGTAAGTAGCGCTGAAATTCGGTAATCATGAGTGTGCGGAGTGTGGTTCGTTGACGGGATCCTGTTCTACGGGTGGTGTCGACGATGGCACAGAAGCGTCGATGATGGGGCCTTGTTCTACGGCCATAGACACATCCGCACTCGGGAGATGTCGTTGCAGACGTAGCTTGGGCTTGGGGTGGTTGCGTTACTGGCATTCCCGGGTTGAGCCTTGAATGATTCATCACCGCTCGAAGGAGATTCCAGCGCATTTCGTTGTGTTTCTGCCAGATGAATCGCTGCCATGGGATCGTTGGACCCACATATACCATGTTCGGGTGTTCACTTGCTAAAGGCCCCGaccacagacaaagtcattgactATGTAACCAACCTCGCCCCCCCACAGAACTCCCTAATCGGAGGGGATTTCAACGCTAGGAACGAAGCCTTCGAACCCGGCGTCGCTAACGCTAACCGCGGAGGCGAAATTGCACAGTGGTCAAGcgacagcggccttgatttcatcggagaaccaggagtgcccactcaccaggcgggacacgtcctcgatctcactttctccaacatACCCTACGCCTCGACAGTCGT
It contains:
- a CDS encoding Major facilitator superfamily domain, general substrate transporter — encoded protein: MPVTQPPQAQATSATTSPECGCVYGRRTRPHHRRFCAIVDTTRRTGSRQRTTLRTLMITEFQRYLRHRGHSRRADLVDELLLIQPDEESDVGRLRQLIEDEDQRQEQRRRDGLDEDEEASGEYRPDFPLQ